NNNNNNNNNNNNNNNNNNNNNNNNNNNNNNNNNNNNNNNNNNNNNNNNNNNNNNNNNNNNNNNNNNNNNNNNNNNNNNNNNNNNNNNNNNNNNNNNNNNNNNNNNNNNNNNNNNNNNNNNNNNNNNNNNNNNNNNNNNNNNNNNNNNNNNNNNNNNNNNNNNNNNNNNNNNNNNNNNNNNNNNNNNNNNNNNNNNNNNNNNNNNNNNNNNNNNNNNNNNNNNNNNNNNNNNNNNNNNNNNNNNNNNNNNNNNNNNNNNNNNNNNNNNNNNNNNNNNNNNNNNNNNNNNNNNNNNNNNNNNNNNNNNNNNNNNNNNNNNNNNNNNNNNNNNNNNNNNNNNNNNNNNNNNNNNNNNNNNNNNNNNNNNNNNNNNNNNNNNNNNNNNNNNNNNNNNNNNNNNNNNNNNNNNNNNNNNNNNNNNNNNNNNNNNNNNNNNNNNaataataataattttatggttcgaggtcaccacagcatgagggttGTGGTGTTAAAGGGTTAAATTCACCAGTCATCACAAGATATCTACGGCATAGGTAAACCTCAGCCCAGGTGGCTAGTGCCCAGTAACTAACGTAGAGCCCTGGCAAAGCGGCCAGAGTTCTCTTCTCCGCTCTATCCGTGCGTGTCACTAATTGGCTCTTCTATTTACCTGCTGTCCCATTACTTTTAACGCCTCCTCGCTCCCACCCGCACCGCACCGGCCAGGTGAGTCGCATTCCCTCTGCTAGCCCCACCCCTGTACCCAGGCCCCAGGGAAAACCAGTTCCTGCTTCTCCCATGGCTTCGGAACAGCTACCACGCACCTTGGCGGTCTTGATGATCTCGGTGAAGTTGTCCATGATGGACTTGATGTCGTCTTTGAGCCGCTTGTTGTATGACTGCAGCAGCGTCTCCTTGCTCTGGGGCAGGGCTCTCTGCTGGGCCATGGCGGGAGTCACAGTCCGGTCCGGCCCGAACCGCGTACGCAGGGCTGGGGACGGGGGTTTCCGCTACAACGGCTCGGTCCACGAACACACGCCCAGCAGCAGGCCCTCACCGCGAGGGAACAAAGCGCCCGCCCGCTCCTTCACGCAGCTTCCCGTTCACTACGGTGCCTCCCGCCGCCGCCTCTCGGAGCCCGCCGTCCCGCGCCAGGGCCCGCCCGCCTGGACCGACGCGCAGCCGCGGCCCGACACGCCCCCGCTCAGGCTCCGCCCCCTCCGGCCGAGTCTGAAGTGGGTCCTTGTCGCTTTAAATCCGAAATCCCGCGCAGGCGCCAGCTCTCGCGACATCTGCGACCGCTTACTTATCCCCCAcaattccctcttctttctctctccagcagGCGAGCAAGATGGTGAGTGACTGTGGGTCCCCGCGCTATCCGCTTCCATCCGCCGCCCGCCGCCCCTCAGCGGCGTTCTCGGCCGCCCCTGTCGCCTCGGGGTCCCTCGCGGGAGGGGAGCGACAGCGAGCGGCGCGCAGGCAGTGACCCCGCTGCCCGATGGCACGGGCTTCTCTCTTCCGCACAGCCCAAAGGgaagaaggccaaggggaagaaggtggccccGGCCCCCGCCGTCGTCAAGAAGCAGGAGGCCAAGAAGGTGGTCAACCCTCTCTTCGAGAAGAGGCCCAAGAACTTCNNNNNNNNNNNNNNNNNNNNNNNNNNNNNNNNNNNNNNNNNNNNNNNNNNNNNNNNNNNNNNNNNNNNNNNNNNNNNNNNNNNNNNNNNNNNNNNNNNNNNNNNNNNNNNGGACAGGAcatccagcccaaaagagatcTAACGCGCTTCGTCAAATGGCCCCGCTACATCAGGCTGCAGCggcaaagagccatcctctaCAAGCGGCTCAAAGTccctcctgccattaaccagttcacccaggcgctggacaggcagacaggtgAGCTTCGGCACCCAGAGTATGGCCACATTAATACAGCtatgaagagagagaggtggcagTGGGGGGGGTCCCCTGAAGGGGCGGAGTTGGGTGAGGAAGGTGCCCCGTGTTGACCTGCCTTCTCAACCGTGTACCACAATAGGGTAGTTTTGTTGGGGGATCAGGGTCTCTAGTGGAGCTCAGCATtgctgccttagtctcctgggtaCTGgcattaatggcatgtgccacagCCATACAGGGTTAGGAGGCCAGACACGACTTGTCAACGCCAGGTTAAGTGACAGGTTAGAATTGGGCCTGTGCGTGAGATTGCTGAGCAGCCCCAGCGCCTCTAAAGGGATTGAGGCTTAGAGTCGGGTTGAATGTTTTTTTCcagctactcagctgcttaagctcgcccacaagtacaggccagagacaaagcaagagaagaagcaaaggctgctggcccgtgctgagaagaaagctgctggcaaaggggacGTCCCAACCAAGAGACCACCTGTCCTTCGAGCGGGTCAGTGCTTCCCTGCCCccgggaagggaggatgggaagaCAGGCTGTGCAATGATGTATGAATTTCTTCACCTGAGTATTGTGAAGGGTAGATCGAGCTTTTTAACCCTGAGTCGCAGCTTAGTGGAGCTGCTTTTTTGTGACTGCAGCAGCCAGAGCACTCAGGCAAAGTGGTTGTGTTGTGTTCCAGGAGTCaatacagtcaccaccttggtggagaacaagaaggcgcAGCTGGTGGTGATTGCGCATGACGTAGACCCCATTGAGGTAGGTGTGGGAGGTTCTGCGTGGCTTCTGGAAGGGTGTCGTCTTGCTGGGGGTGAGTGGTGTGGCTCTTGCAATGATGTGAATCTTTGACTGAAGTGACCTTGAAGTATAATTACTGAGCTTTTTAACCCTGAGCAATTGCCACAACGCATCTGTGCAGCTAGCTATTGCTTCTGCCGGGAAAAACCTACAGCTCATGTTTGTTTCTAGCTGGTGGTCTTCCTGCCGGCCCTGTGTCGAAAGATGGGggtgccctactgcatcatcaaNggaaaggccaggctggggcgcctggtccacaggaaaacatgcaccactgttgccttcacacaggtcaACTCGTGAGTATTCATGCACCCACACCTTACCCTCCGGCTTTGGACCATTTGCCAATGATGGCTAAGAATTTCTTCACCTGAATCAACTATGTGGTCACACTGTTGTCTGAggcaaaagggggtggggagagggtttACTCTGCTGCTTCTCAAACAGTAACAGGACCTTCCTCATTACCTTCCCAgggaagacaagggtgctctggctaagctggtggaagctattaggaccaattataatgacagatatgatGAGGTGAGAGCAGCTCTATACAGGCCACAGGCTTGATTTTGATTGATGCATAAAATATTGATCTATGCAATAGGGTAAGGGGTCAGGCTAATGACTACTGCTTCTGTTATTTCAGATCCGTCGCCACTGGGGAGGCAATGTCCTGGGTCCGAAGTCTGTGGCTCgcattgccaagctggaaaaggcaaaggctaaagaactcgccactaaattgggttaaatgtacacttaagttttctgtacataaatattacAAAACTATCTTGACTGCCCTtggttatttattatttgtgtgagtgtgctcAGATTGCTGCTGTCCCCTGTAAAATGTCTTCAGACTGAGCCGTGGTTTTACATATCGAGatctttattttatggttttgggAGCAGGCTCCTTAACTTCACACAACGGGTGCCCGACGTACAAATTTCTGGAACCACAAATATGATGTGGCCGCACACAGTCCATACCTGTGGTTGAAAGAAGTCTGTCAGCCTGTGTAGTCAGCTTGTGTGTGAGTGGAGGGGCTAATGAGGCAGGACTAACCAGGTAATGATGTACTGCATGTGCTCGTTCCTCAGAGTCACTCTCGTCTGACCGCCAATGGGTCCGCCGGGGGTTGTGCTTTCTGTGGAGACAGTAGTCAACTCCTGTCAGGCCCCTAAGTggaaccagagaacaaagtctctgctgggctcttTTGAGACTGTCAATGCAATTAGTACTAGCCTCAGGAAGACTTCAGACAATAGCAAAAAGTAGCCGCGTTCTTCACAAAAATGGCTTCTACACCACATACTAAGATTCTTCTCTGAAATACTATCCAATAGCACATGCTCTCCCAACGCAGGCTGACCACAACATACGGAAGTCTGCATCAATGAAGATGGGGTCCGCTCCTGTTAGCTTGGCCATAGCTTCCAGGTCTCGATAATACCAGTGATTCCTTTCTGGGCTGTTCTCTGGAACAAAGGGCTTCCTGTTTTCTGTGAGCCTCACTATGCCAACTAGGTCTACTTCTCCCAGAACCTACAAGAGAAGGCAGGATTGCTTTTTACAGGAGTCCTGTACAGAGACAAGGTGACTTAACCATATACATCTCAGGCTGAAGAGCCATATGACTTACCTGGCCTTTCTGCCTGGTCTCAGGATTCACTTTCTTCCTGGGAACAAATCCTCTATTAACCAGGATGGTGACTCTGGAGCAATAATAAAAGTCACCCTTTGGGTGAGAAAGAGTTCCAAACAGATGTCACTAATGGTCACTTCAGCATTTATCTACTGGCCATataaatggtttattttgtgGATTCAGCCTTCCCTGCTAAGCCTTAGCTATTCAAACCCTAGCaatgaactgaaagaaaattgcttaatgggctggagagatggctcagtggttaagagcactgactgctcttccagaggtcctgagttcaatacccggcaaccacatggtggctcacaaccacctgtaatgggatccaatgccctcttctggtgtgtctgaagacagctacagtgtactcaaagtttttggtgtttttttcttttttaaaaaaagggttgCTTAATGTTGGAGACATTGGGAATTACCAGTGTTGGCTCTCATGGACTCCCCGGGGTGTTAATGTTGAGCACACTGAGGGACGCTGACAGGCTCAGCCATGCATTACTCACCCCAAGTCAGAGCAATGGAAAGGAGTAACTACATGGGCCCCACTTTCAGTTGAGGATAGTCTGCCGGCATCACGGGCCTCTCGGACAGGGTCCACCATGGTCCGAGGCATTATGTACAACTCTTTGGAGTGGTCAAAGTGCCCCCTGACCTTCACTGGCCTGTACTCCAGGTTTTTCAGTTCCATTGGGCtataagagaaaaggaagggctgTGGGTAAGCCAGGCTTGTCAGAATCGATCCTTTAAGCAGAAAGGCTCAGTGAGGATCATCAGACAGGTCCTCCATAGGGGTGACCAACAACCTTTGATGCCAAAGGTATAGAGATGTCTGTGATAACCAGAGCCCAGGCTTTCAAGAAAAGTGTGGGTTTCTGTATGGCTACAGTATATACATTAACAAAACGTGAGTCCAAACTCCACCTGTTACCTACCCTGAAggacaaaactttaaaattcaaGAGGGCAATACAATAAACTTAGAGAACGTGTTTTAAAGACCATCACCCACCAGTGCTACAATGAACTGTCACTGCTTTGGAGGATCCCTGAAGACCTGAAAAGGGAAATCTGacaccaaaaataaatctttgctaTTTATGTTCTGCGTCCAACTTCATAAATGCAGTCAGCAGGCAGTTTAGCGGGGAAACGGTTCTCGCCAAAGGACAGCAAATTACACCAAACAGAAGCAAGGGCCCCACTGCCGCCCGTTAAGTGGAATAGAAAAAAGTGGGCAGCCACACTCACTCTGCAGGTAGAGGGATGGGCTCAGCCATGACTCGAGACTCTAATTCTGCAATAAGTTTCAGCTTCCATTTCCGACGTTGGACCTATAGAAACAACGTAAGCTAAGCAGGTATCAGTGGAGTCCAAGCCTCGGAGCCACCCAAATTCGACCCCGATCTTCACCTGCCAAGTCCCCAGGCCAAAAGCAGTAGCAGGGATTAAAAGCAGGAGCCACTGGAGAATAGAGTCGTCCTCTGCTTTAGCGGCGGCTGTCTCAGCAGTAGAACTGCAACACCTGCGTGGTCTACAGACCATCCCTGGAGGAAGTTTTACAACACTGGCATGGGGTCAGAAGTCCTAGAACAAACAGAACTGGGTGGCCAATTCCTCGAGAGGACCGGTTATACCCCAGAGAAAAATGTATGGCAAAGGTAGCAATTAACAGCACATGTGCCCAGCCTCTCCCAGTACAATACACCCAGTAAGCCACTGTGGGCTGAAAAGAAAGGTGCATCAACCGCACCCAGGTCTAAGCCCTTCTCACCTGAGCGGCCAGAAAACCCAAAGACGCTCCTCCTGACAGCGCATAACGGGGCCTGCGGGGACCAGACAGGCCGAGGGTCTAAATCCAGGGAACCCCAAGTCTGCCAAGTGCAAGCACCTGACACGGTCTAACCCAGCCCCACTCAACTTGAAGCTATGTCTTCTTGGGCAGGGTACTCCCTGGCACCGCTCCACCCAGGGCTAAGTCCTCTTGGGCAGGGTCCTCCTCGGCCCCACTCTACTCCGGGCCGGCCCTCCCGATCCCTCTTCTTGGGCAGGATCCTCTCTGAATCCCCGCTTACCGGTCCCGCGTAAACCCATTGCGGCCACCGCGTCATCCGTCGCGGCAGCACAGCCAAAGCCATCACAGCAGCCATCTTTGAGCACTTCCGGGACCGAGAAATCTGCTTCCTTCCGGGACGGTGCTCTGCCTCACGTGGTGGCTGCGGCGTCAGAGGGGCATCTCCGATCATGGACGAACCACCCTCTGATGTGCTCGCATTCTTGCGCCAGCACCCCAGCTTGAGACTACTGCCCAACACCCACAAGGTCGGAAGAGAACCGTGACGGGGAGAGTAGGGCCAGGAAGGAACGGGATCTGGGAGGAGCGGAACCTCGGAGGACCGTGGCCGGAAAGGAGGGGAACCAAGGAGTATTGTGCCTAGAAAGCGTGGGACCTGGAAGgacagtgcgggggggggggggcggaactGGCGAGAACCACCTTCTGACCAGAGGTTGATCCGCAGGTTCGCTGCTCCCTAACTGGCCATGAGCTGCCCTGCCGTCTGCCGGAGCTCCAGGTCTACACCCGCGGCAAGAAGTACCAGCGGCTGTCAAGTGCCTTCTCTAACTTCGATTACGCAGCTTTCGAGCCACACATTGTGCCCAGCACAAAGAATCGGTACGTAGTTTGGCCGGCCAGAGCCTAGGAGCAGAGCCTGTGCCCCCTGTTCTGAGCATGTAGGGGCCTCCCACTGTGACACTTTTATCAGGACAGAGCTTGTGGCCCTTGCATATAGTTTCCTGAAGCCAGGCTGGGCAGTGCCATCTTCACTGTTTGGGGATCCTGTCTATGGTTGTGTGGTTAATATATCCTCATATAGAATTCCCTGAGCTGTCTGACTGCCAAGCATGCAGTGTGAAACTGCAATTTCTTGGATAACAATCTGGGTCCTTGATCCCAGATACTGAGTGGAATTGTTTGTAAGCCTGTGTAGCtgggttggcctggaattcactatgtagaccaggctgacctcaaagcctgcctctgcctcttgagtgctggaattaaaggccaccATGCCTTCTTCAAAATCCAGACACTGAGACTAAATGCAGAGCACTCCCAGCAGATGGATCATTTGTTTGCATGCACTGCCCCTCCATACCCACCTGTTTGCCCTGTAGGCACCAACTCTTCTGCAAACTCACCCTGAGGCACATCAATAAATCCCCAGAACATGTGCTGAGGCACACCCAGGGCCGGAGGTATCAGAGAGCACTTCATCAATGTAAGTCACCCCCCAGAAACTCAGGCCTTTGCATGCATGCTCCCTGCCCCCAAAAAGCCAGAGAGGTGCCTTGACCATCATTGATCCTTTATTGATGCACTTGCCTGATCTTGCACAGTGAGGAAGCCAGTGGCTCCTGACCTCCCCACTGCAAAGCCAGAAGTAGGTGGGAAGGAGTGCGGTGGAGGCCTGATACTCCACAGCAGGGACGATCCCAGGGCAGCTCCCAGGCTACAGTACTCTAGTGATAGGACGGGTCCATAGTCATCCATACTGCAGGAGAGCCTTGAAGACTGTCCTCAGGAGCAGGATTGGTGCAAACAGTCCTGTAGGCTCCAGAGGATGAGGGGTCTTGCAGCTAAAGGGTTGGTGGCTTGAGCAGAAAAGGGGACTTGCAGACAGCCTCCAATATTGTTGGGTATGGccagggatggatgggaaggcATCCCAAGCGATTGAGAGTGGAGACTCCTGTGGTTATTTTAACTTCCATGTGGGttagggagggaggatggggccAGCTTGAGCATGAGGGAGGTGAAAACCTCCCATCCATGCCACCACAGGAAGATGAGGGTACGAGGGACTGAGATTAGGTGACCTGGATGGAGGAATTAAGCAGGGAGAATGGAGGGTTGGGGTTTGCAGAGGCTGGGATGAGTGGAAGGCTTCAGGGACTGCATTGCCTGTCCTGCCCTAACAGGCAGATTTCAGAGGGTGGGAAGGTACGGAATCTGTCGACTGTTTCTGCTGGTGCAGCACAGCCAGCTCCTCCCACTCATGCAGGAGCTTCAAGAGTTGGCACCTGGGCTGCACTGACAGGTGGCAAGCTAAGGTTTGGATGTGCCTTTGTTAGAATTATAAAGATGTATCAAAGAGCTGAGACAGAGCCAAAGCACAGTGAGGCCTTTTAGGGTGGCAGGCTGGTTATTGTAGCTAACTGGCCTGCTGAGAGCACTGGAGGAGACCACAATGGTCCTAGAAGTAGATGTCAAAGATGAAGTAGGGAAGACTGGAGGTAGCAGAACAGTTAGTTCTATCAGATGCCAAGTCCCAGTCAGACTGTCACTCATGAGCAATGATGGTTAGAGCTGGTATCCCTCACCCATGGAGATGGTGCTGACCCAAGTAGTTCAGACTCCACAGTACCTGAGGACAGCAGTGGTGACCCTAATAAGTGCCATCCCTGAAGCCTCATTCCAAGTTCCTGAGGTCCACAGCCTTTGGCTGCCCACCCCTATCTGGTAGGATAAAGGACAGAACTGTGGCACAGTACAACCCATAGCTTAGCTGTGCACCAAGAGGGTACCAGTGTAATGAGCGTGCTAGTCTCCTAGATGAAGAGTGTCAGAAACAAGGTGTGGAGTATGTCCCTGCCTGCCTTCTacacaagaggaagaagagggaggaccAGACGAATGGTGATGAGCTCCCAGGCCAGAGAACAGGTTTCTGGGAGCCAGATTCCAGTGACGAGGGAGGCGCCTGGAGCGACGACAGCATGACAGACCTATATCCGCGTAAGCAGGCCCAGTCCAGTCCCTGCCCCCGTCTCCTGCTAGGTATCTTGTGATCCTGCTGTGAGCCACTTTTCCCAGGAAAGGGAGGGATGCTTTTACCTATGGCCAGCTCAGCCAAGTGTTTGTTCCTTCCAGCTGAGCTGTTCACAAAGAGAGAACCAGGCAAGCCTGAGAACGGTGACACTCCTGAAGACTTTCTGACAGACCAACAGGATGAGAAGCCGGAGCATTCAGAAGAGAAGAGCactagagagagaggagaggccagagTGGGCCACAAGAGGGGCCGTAACCTGAGGAAGGTGAGTGGTGGGCTGCAAAGTGCTGAAGGTAGGGGGCTACTCAGCAAATTCTGCAAGTGCACTTGTCGGGTAGCAGCCTAAAATATGGATGGAAGCCAAGGCCACTTCCGAAGGTCTGTAGGAATTAAGTCCTGACTGCTCGGGGACTTGGCTGCTGGGCACCGCTCCCTCTCTATGGGGCAAGACTGAGTATTCTGTCAGAGAGGAGCAAGGTAGACAAAGTCTGTAGTCACCTGTACCGCCCTCTCCCAGGTCCCACACTGACCCAGCAATAGAAGTGTTGAGAAAGCAGACTTGAGGCTCTTCAGCCTTAGACACGCAGTGCCTTCCCTATGAACCTACAGAGGCCGTGGTCAGCATTTTCTGCTTTCACAGAAGCAGCTCACCTCCTTGACCAAGAAGTTCAAGAGCCATCATCACAAGCCCAAGAACTTCAGTTCCTTTAAGCAACTGGGGAGATGAAGCCTGCAAAAGAAAGCCTTTGGATGTCCTTGGAACTGGCCACTGATGTCCTGACATTGGCTGTTGTCCAGAGTGGGCCTGGGGGTTCTGTTCAGAAGATGTCAGCGGCAGGGACTTGAAGATTCCTCTCCATGCATGGCTTTCTCTGTAGTGTTCAGTGACCCTTGCTATAGCTCACTATAGCATCCTGAAACCTAGCCAGGTTCCGGCTCTGGCTGGTCACCACATAGGATCACACTATATACCACAAATgccattatttattttgatgtttccaaagatcaaaacattttcaaacacaACTAAGATATAAAATACAGCATAAAAATGAGGTTTATACCTATTCCCACATAAAGCTAAAGCATCTTCAGAAAACGTTTGCCAAACCAATATGTATTATCATTTTTACCAAACCAATATGTATATCATTGTTTTCTCCCGTCCCAGGCGTACCCCACAGGAGGCTGGTCAAAGGGCTGGGTACCCCTGGGACGAGGGCTTCTGCTGCACACCATGCACTTGCCTCCCTCCCAGGGTCTGCCCCACTCCACAGACTGGAATGTCATGGGGCTACCACTGCAGGTGGCTGTACACTGAGGCAGCTCTGTGGTAAAGAAATAGCATGGCCTGGGCCACTGCTGGAACTCACTTGGGAGGAACAGGCAGGCCATAAGGCTGCAATAAAACATGGGCTTGATGTTGAAAAGGTGGATTCAGCCTGCAGAGCCAGCAAGACAAGGGACTGACCC
The DNA window shown above is from Mus pahari chromosome 3, PAHARI_EIJ_v1.1, whole genome shotgun sequence and carries:
- the Rpl7a gene encoding 60S ribosomal protein L7a; amino-acid sequence: MPKGKKAKGKKVAPAPAVVKKQEAKKVVNPLFEKRPKNFXXGQDIQPKRDLTRFVKWPRYIRLQRQRAILYKRLKVPPAINQFTQALDRQTATQLLKLAHKYRPETKQEKKQRLLARAEKKAAGKGDVPTKRPPVLRAGVNTVTTLVENKKAQLVVIAHDVDPIELVVFLPALCRKMGVPYCIIXGKARLGRLVHRKTCTTVAFTQVNSEDKGALAKLVEAIRTNYNDRYDEIRRHWGGNVLGPKSVARIAKLEKAKAKELATKLG
- the LOC110318261 gene encoding surfeit locus protein 1 isoform X1 translates to MIGDAPLTPQPPREAEHRPGRKQISRSRKCSKMAAVMALAVLPRRMTRWPQWVYAGPAPLCAVRRSVFGFSGRSGMVCRPRRCCSSTAETAAAKAEDDSILQWLLLLIPATAFGLGTWQVQRRKWKLKLIAELESRVMAEPIPLPADPMELKNLEYRPVKVRGHFDHSKELYIMPRTMVDPVREARDAGRLSSTESGAHVVTPFHCSDLGVTILVNRGFVPRKKVNPETRQKGQVLGEVDLVGIVRLTENRKPFVPENSPERNHWYYRDLEAMAKLTGADPIFIDADFQSTTPGGPIGGQTRVTLRNEHMQYIITWYGLCAATSYLWFQKFVRRAPVV
- the LOC110318261 gene encoding surfeit locus protein 1 isoform X2, translating into MVCRPRRCCSSTAETAAAKAEDDSILQWLLLLIPATAFGLGTWQVQRRKWKLKLIAELESRVMAEPIPLPADPMELKNLEYRPVKVRGHFDHSKELYIMPRTMVDPVREARDAGRLSSTESGAHVVTPFHCSDLGVTILVNRGFVPRKKVNPETRQKGQVLGEVDLVGIVRLTENRKPFVPENSPERNHWYYRDLEAMAKLTGADPIFIDADFQSTTPGGPIGGQTRVTLRNEHMQYIITWYGLCAATSYLWFQKFVRRAPVV
- the Surf2 gene encoding surfeit locus protein 2 isoform X1, with amino-acid sequence MDEPPSDVLAFLRQHPSLRLLPNTHKVRCSLTGHELPCRLPELQVYTRGKKYQRLSSAFSNFDYAAFEPHIVPSTKNRHQLFCKLTLRHINKSPEHVLRHTQGRRYQRALHQYEECQKQGVEYVPACLLHKRKKREDQTNGDELPGQRTGFWEPDSSDEGGAWSDDSMTDLYPPELFTKREPGKPENGDTPEDFLTDQQDEKPEHSEEKSTRERGEARVGHKRGRNLRKKQLTSLTKKFKSHHHKPKNFSSFKQLGR
- the Surf2 gene encoding surfeit locus protein 2 isoform X2; protein product: MDEPPSDVLAFLRQHPSLRLLPNTHKVRCSLTGHELPCRLPELQVYTRGKKYQRLSSAFSNFDYAAFEPHIVPSTKNRHQLFCKLTLRHINKSPEHVLRHTQGRRYQRALHQYEECQKQGVEYVPACLLHKRKKREDQTNGDELPGQRTGFWEPDSSDEGGAWSDDSMTDLYPPELFTKREPGKPENGDTPEDFLTDQQDEKPEHSEEKSTRERGEARVGHKRGRNLRKVPH